The Cygnus olor isolate bCygOlo1 unplaced genomic scaffold, bCygOlo1.pri.v2 scaffold_218_ctg1, whole genome shotgun sequence DNA segment CACTTATTTACGCCCCAGGGGGGCATTTACttaccccaccccacccccaatGGCATTTATTTACCCCCCaggggcatttttttttaccccacccccacccccagggGCATTtatttgccccccccccccccgggcccccgaTACCCCCCCACGGGCAGGACCAAGCCCCCTCCAGGCCCCGCCCCGTCGCCATGGCAACAGGAAGCCCAGCCAATCGCCAGGCGAGGAGCCCTAGCCCCGCCCCCAAGGCTGCCCagagcgcccccccccccccccttttccctctcTATGGTTGCTCATGGCTAGACTGTCCCCCCGGGTCCTCCCGCCAACTCGATGGTTCAAGCCTAGAGCGCCTCCTCCCGGCCCCTCTCTATGGTCTCGGCGCCCACAACTCTATGGTTCctctacccccccccccccccccggtggcGGCCCCTCCCCGGAAGTCCCCTCTATCCCCCTCGGTGGCTTCTCTATGGTCGCGGCCCCGCTCACTTCCCCTACGTCATCCCGGTACCGGCCGCTCTGGCCCGCGCCTCTCTATGGTTCTACCGGTACCGGGCCCCTctagcccccccccccatgtctCTATGATCCCCCCAGGCCCCTCTAGCCGCCCCCTCGCTCGACTCTATGATCCCCGGGCCCCTCTAGCCCCCCTCCCTCAGCTCTATGATCCCGGGACCGACCGCTCTAGCACCCCCCGCCCTCGTCTCTATGATCCCCGGACCCGGGCCCCTCTGgcaccccccccggcccctctctATGACCCCGGGGGCGGCCGCCAGGCCCTCACCCGGCTCCTTCCGCCTCTCCCGGGCTCTCCCGGCACTTCCGCCACCGCCGTGACGTCACCCGATGATTGGTCACGTGAGAGGGGGGCCGGCGTCGCGACCCCGCCCTCCCGGAAGTCAGTAGGGACACCCCCAAACGTCACTTCCTCTCGGGGGGGGGAAACGAGAGTCCGGACAGAGCGGCACTTCCGGCGGCCACAGCGCCCCCTGGTGACTTTGGAGGACCGGGAAACTGGGCGGACTTGGAGACACCGAGGGGTACTGGGACCGACTGGGGGGGTACTGGGACCGActgggggggcactgggacagaCTGGAAGGCATCGGGACCAACTGGGAGGGTACTGTGATATActgggggggcactggggtATACTGGGGTGCACTGGGACAGATTAGGAGGGTACTGGGACCGACTGGGAGGATACTGGGATAtactggggggcactgggactGACTGAGAGGGCACTGGGACATActgggggggcactggggtATACTGGGGGGCACCACAAGCAACTGGGAGGGCACTGGGACCGACTGGAAGGCACTGGGATTTACTGGGGAGCACTGGGTGCAGAAAAATCGGTGCACATCCCACCTACTGGGGCAAACTGGGCCATACTGGGAACACTGGGACAAGGAACTGGGGCACCTGGGGAGCACAAGAACAtactggggggcactgggagacAATGGGAGCAGGACGGGGcgcactgggaggcactggaaTGAGAAAATGGGGCAAACTGGGAGACACTGGGCGTACTGGGGAGCACTGGGCGCAAACTGAAGGAACAAAGGAGGGGGAACTGGGCATACTGGGAGCCCTAGGAGAGGGTACTGGGCATACTGGGAGCCCCACGATGGGTGACTGGGCGTACTGGAAGCCCTGGGCATACTGGGAGCCCCAGGACAGGGCACTGGGCATACTGGGAGCCCCACGATGGGAGACTGGGTGTAGTGGGAGCCATGTGATGGGCAACTGGGTGTACTGGGAGCTCCACAACAGGGAGAGTGGACATACTGGGAGCTCTCGGACAGCGAACTGGGTGTACTAGGAGCCCCCGGACAGGGAACTGGGCGTACTGGGAGCCCCGGGACGGGTGACTAGGCATACTGGGAGCTCCATGACAGGGAACTGGGCGTACTGGGAGCCCCAGGACGGGTGACTGGGCATACTGGGAGCCCCGGGACGGGTGACTGGGCATACTGGGAGCCCCGGAACGGGTGACTGGGCATACTGGGAGCTCCATGACAGGGGAACTGGGCATACTGGGAGCCCTGGGACGGGTGACTGGGCGTACTGGGAGCCCCGGGACGAGTGACTGGGTGTACTGGGAGCTTCACAACAGGGGAACTGGGCATACCGGGAGCCCCCAGACGGGGAACTGGGCATACTGGGAGCCCTGGGACAGGCGACTGGGCATACTGGGTGTGCCAAGACAAGTGACTGGGCATACTGGGAGCCCCGTGACAGGTAACTGGGCATACTGGGAGCCCTGCGGTGGGCAACTGGGCATACTGGGACTGCAAACTGGTTGCGctgggagccctggcacagggacGCGGTTGCACCAAACCctccccgaccccccccccccctcccagtACAAACCAGTATAAACCAGTCCCCAAAACGAAgcacagagaaggaaggggggaggggggggggccgccgcTCGTTACCGTCGCCCTTTAATCACCCgcaaggggggggggaggacagggaaagcggggggggggggggggggggggacagaaaGGAGggggccccccccgcccccagggGGGCAATAAATaggggggggcggaggggggtTGGGgcaaaaaaatggggggggggggccaaaaaaaaagggggggggcaaaaaaaacgggggggggggcaaaaaaaaacgggggggggggggctacTTGAGGCAGCGCTCGAAGTAGGTGGCGCCGACGTAGCCCCCCCGCAGCGAGCGCTGCACGTTCTGCTCGAAGAGGCGCCGGTTGCTCTGCAGCACCTCCGCCGCCTCCTTGTTCAGGGGGTCCTCGGGGTTGGGTtcctgcggggggggggcagaaagaaaattaagataatactaataataaaaaaatttaaaaagaattttaaaaatgaaaaaacgaaaaaaaaatgaaaaattaacaaaaattttaaaaatttaaaattttaaaaattaaaaattaaaaattaaattaagaaaacacttaaaaataaaaaatttaaaaaataaaaaaaaattaaaaaacattaaaaaaataaataaaaaaataaaagtttaaaaaattaaaaaattaaaaataaaattttaaagaaacataaaattaaaaaaaaaaataaaaaaataaattagaaaaataaaattaaaaaatataaaataaaaaatttaaaaactaaacaattaaaaaaatttttaataaaaatatattaaaatttaaaaattaaaaatatcaaaaattaaaaatatcaaaaattaaaaatatcaaaaattaaaataattaaaaatatataaaaaattaaaaattaaaaaaaaataaaaattaaagaaaaaaaataaaaaaaataaaaaacgggaaaaaaatggaaaaaatcgGAAAGAAAatcggaaaaaaaaattaaaaaagaacagaaaaaaaatcagaaaaaaaaaataaaggggggacTTTGGGGGAAAACTCGCCAGGAGAAAGGGGAGGTGGGGTGAGTGACCCCCCCCCGAGATTAattgtgacccccccccccccagattaATTGAAACCCCCCAAGATTAattgcgcccccccccccagattaATTATTCCCCCCCAGATTAattgcgcccccccccccccccagattaATTGCGCCCCCCCCCGGATCAACTGAACCCCCCCAAGATTAAttacgcccccccccccccccccccccagattaATTGTGCCCCCCTCGGATTAATTATGCCCCCCCAAGATTAATTGCGATCCCCCTAATTGCAACCCCCCCCCAGATTGTGACCCCCCCCAGATTAATTGAACCACCCCAAGATTAATTGCGACCCCCCTAATTGTGACCCCCCCCCAGATTAattgcgcccccccccccgattaATTATTCCCCCCCAGATTAATTGCGCCCCCCCAAGATTAattgtgcccccccccccgattaATTTCACCCACCCGGGATTAATTGCAGCCCCCCAAGATTAattgcgccccccccccccccgattgtgtccccccccccacattAATTGCGCCCCCCCCAGATTAATTGCTCCCCCCCCCGATTTTTTCTTTAACCCCCCCAATTTTttaatgcccccccccccccccatggaCCCCCTAATGCCCCCCCTTGACACCCCCCCAATATTCCCTGCTGCTAAttaacgccccccccccccaatttcttaatggcccccccccccccccatatttTTAAGGGCCCCCAATGAACCTTAacgcccccccctccccgtgccccctgGGGTTCCttaatgcccccccccccccaaaatcctaAATGCCCCCCCCCTTCTTTAATTCCCCCCCCATATTCCTTAATAGCCCCCCCATATTCCCTGGTACTCCTTATTGCCCCCCCATGTCCCTTACTGCCCCCCCATATTGCCCCCATCCCTTATTGCCCCCCCATATCGCCCCCCATATTCTTTATTGCCCCCCATATCCCTTATTGCCCCCCCATATCCCTTATTGCCCCCCCATATCGCCCCCCATATCCTTTATTGCCCCCCATATCCCTTACTGCCCCCCCATATTGCCCCCATATTGCCCCCCATATCCTTTATTACCCCCCCCATATTCCTTATTGCCCCCCAGGGATCCCTTATTGCCCCCCATATTGCCCCCCCATATCCCTTATTGCCCCCCAATATTTCTTATTGCCCCCCCCATATTGCCCCCCATATCCCTTATTGCCCCCCCATATCCCTTATTGCCCCCCCATATCCTTAATTGCCCCCCCATATTGCCCCCCATCCCTTATTGCCCCCCATATCCCTTATTGCCCCCCCATATCGCCCCCCATATTCTTTATTGCCCCCCATATCCCTTATTGCCCCCCCATATCGCCCCCCATATCCTTTATTGCCCCCCATATCCCTTACTGCCCCCCCATATTGCCCCCCCATATCCTTTCTTGCCCCCCCAGGGACTCCTTAATGCCCCCCCCCCAttcttcccacccccccccacccctaaATGCTCTTTACCTGCCCCAGGGACCCCAAAAAGCTCTGGGGACCCCCAAATGCCCCCCCCAAATTACCCAAACCCCTTCAATTCCCCCCCCGATCCCTAATTGCCCCCCCCAGGGCTACCAAaaccccccccgggacccccccatgtccccccgggaccccccaaTTGCCCCCCCCCAGGTGCTCCTCACCTGCCCCAGGCACCCCAAAAAGCTCCTGGGGGACCCCCAATTCCCCCCCCAGGGCtaccaaccccccccccagggaccccaAAAAGCTCCTGGGGACCCCCAACTGCCCCCCCCTtgatgccccccccccccccccggggtaACACCCCCCCCAGgatcccctcccctccccccccccccccctcctccaaACATCAaggcgtgggggggggggggggggcggactCCGGCGTCCCGTGGGTGTCCCCAAGGCCACCGAATGTCCCCGGGGGCCACCCCAAAGCCACGCTGGGTggcccccgcaccccccccccccccccccaaaaaaaaaaattgtgccccccccccaaaaaaaaaccccaactcACCAGGAAGAGGTACTGCAGGCCGTAGATGATGGAGTTTATCGTCAGGACGGGCTTCCAGTCCTCCCTGGGGGCACAGCCCCATGTCACCGGGGGGGCCACCGGGGCCACCAGCGAGGTGgccacggccccccccccccccgcccactTGTAGGGAGCACGAGGAAcgtggcgggggggggctggggggggcatAATTCGTCCCTTTCTCCCCCCTCGGCGGCAACAAAGGGGGAGGCGGGGGCCGGTGGCCGCCTCGGGGGGGTGGTGGCCGCCTCGGGGGGGGTGGTGGCGGCTGCCTCCGAGGGGTTGGTGGCCACCTCGGGGGGGTTGGTGGCCacctcgggggggggggtggccacctcgggggggggggggtggccgCCTCCACGGGGTTGGTGCCCGCCTCCGAGGGGGGGTTGGTGGCCACCTCAAGAGGGGTTGGTGGCCGCCTCGGGGGGGGTGGTGGCCACCTCAAGAGGGGTTGGTGGCCGCCTCGGGGGG contains these protein-coding regions:
- the UBE2M gene encoding NEDD8-conjugating enzyme Ubc12; amino-acid sequence: GFYKGGKFVFSFKVGQGYPHDPPKVKCETMVYHPNIDLEGNVCLNILREDWKPVLTINSIIYGLQYLFLEPNPEDPLNKEAAEVLQSNRRLFEQNVQRSLRGGYVGATYFERCLK